A window of the Gemmatirosa kalamazoonensis genome harbors these coding sequences:
- a CDS encoding FAD-dependent monooxygenase yields the protein MTEHAVVIAGGGPTGLMLAGELAVAGIDVGIVERRANQGLAGSRAGGLQSRTIEILDMRGIADRFLSEGQVAQVGGFAQIRLDISDFPTRHPYGLGLWQNHIERILAGWVAELGVPFHRERDVTGFTQDDGGVTVELSDGTALRAEYLVGCDGGRSVVRKTAGIDFPGWDATQSSLIAAVEMTETPPLGIHRSALGTHAFGREHYEIRDGQVVFKDEGPIRVMVPEPRVGAAGEPTLRDLSEALVAACGTDFGVHSLTWLSRFTDMARQAATYRDRRVLLAGDAAHVHSPIGGQGLNTGVQDAVNLGWKLAQVVRKTSPESLLDTYHAERHPVAARVLRHTMAQVALLRPDDRTEALRDVVAELLAMDEPRRRLGARMSGLDIHYDLGDGHPLLGRRMPDLDLTTADGPQRVFTLLHDARPVLLDLGDADGLDIAPWADRVRSIRGTYAGPWELPAIGTVPAPAAVLVRPDGHVAWVGDRTAAGLVDALTTWFGPPA from the coding sequence CGTCGGCATCGTCGAGCGCCGCGCCAACCAGGGTCTCGCCGGCTCGCGCGCGGGCGGCCTGCAGTCCCGCACGATCGAGATCCTCGACATGCGTGGGATCGCCGACCGGTTCCTCTCGGAGGGACAGGTGGCCCAGGTCGGCGGGTTCGCGCAGATCCGCCTGGACATCAGCGACTTCCCCACGCGGCACCCCTATGGCCTCGGTCTGTGGCAGAACCACATCGAGCGCATCCTGGCCGGCTGGGTCGCCGAGCTGGGCGTGCCGTTCCATCGCGAGCGCGACGTCACCGGCTTCACCCAGGACGACGGCGGCGTGACCGTCGAGCTGTCCGACGGCACCGCGCTGCGGGCGGAGTACCTCGTCGGGTGCGACGGGGGACGCAGCGTGGTCCGCAAGACGGCCGGCATCGACTTCCCCGGCTGGGACGCGACGCAGAGCAGCCTGATCGCCGCGGTCGAGATGACCGAGACGCCCCCGCTCGGCATCCACCGCTCCGCGCTCGGCACCCATGCGTTCGGCCGGGAGCACTACGAGATCCGTGACGGCCAGGTGGTGTTCAAGGACGAGGGACCGATCCGGGTCATGGTCCCCGAGCCGCGCGTCGGGGCGGCCGGTGAGCCGACGCTGCGCGATCTCAGCGAGGCGCTCGTCGCCGCGTGCGGGACCGACTTCGGGGTCCACAGCCTGACCTGGCTCTCCAGGTTCACCGACATGGCCCGGCAGGCCGCGACCTACCGCGACCGGCGCGTGCTGCTCGCCGGCGACGCCGCGCACGTGCACTCCCCGATCGGCGGGCAGGGGCTCAACACCGGCGTGCAGGACGCGGTGAACCTGGGATGGAAGCTCGCCCAGGTCGTCCGGAAGACGTCGCCGGAGAGCCTCCTCGACACCTACCACGCGGAGCGACACCCCGTCGCCGCGCGGGTGCTGCGCCACACCATGGCGCAGGTCGCGCTGCTCCGTCCGGACGACCGCACCGAGGCGCTGCGCGACGTCGTGGCCGAGCTCCTCGCGATGGACGAGCCGCGCAGACGACTCGGCGCGCGGATGTCCGGGCTCGACATTCACTACGACCTCGGCGACGGCCATCCCCTGCTCGGCCGCCGGATGCCCGACCTCGACCTGACGACCGCCGATGGGCCACAGCGGGTCTTCACCCTCCTGCACGATGCCCGGCCGGTGCTGCTCGACCTCGGCGATGCCGACGGCCTGGACATCGCACCGTGGGCGGATCGCGTCCGGTCGATCCGGGGCACGTACGCCGGCCCCTGGGAGCTGCCCGCGATCGGGACGGTCCCGGCGCCCGCGGCCGTGCTCGTGCGGCCCGACGGACACGTGGCGTGGGTCGGAGACCGGACCGCGGCGGGGCTCGTCGACGCGCTGACCACGTGGTTCGGGCCGCCTGCCTAG